Sequence from the Rutidosis leptorrhynchoides isolate AG116_Rl617_1_P2 chromosome 3, CSIRO_AGI_Rlap_v1, whole genome shotgun sequence genome:
tgaaaatattttctctaaactctctcaatcgatttacatatatatatttactccgtattatttcaagatattattagtatacataaaatattacgacggagtgctgtccgagtgatttcaaaattgtctttcgagcgggatagagctaagaaaattatgggttatagctatggaggtaatgggtatggttcatgggtatgctcgtgaggtcaatctagtgtttatcatctccgttgcatctacgtacatttcctgcaatattgaatctcaatattgatacgtgagtactcgtaaattaatttttatatattaatagtgtatccctgactagtgctcgagaatataggattatgcatgcttgtacttttgatattgccattagataggatatgttgaatcatgaattagttacgtatgcggttgagataaggtataagatatgcatgtcgttggaaagctagcgaaaaattaagaacttttcatttagatatcgaatggtttcgatgaacggatttgaagttatagtcaattgaatttttgtattattattaaaaatgattattattatcgtcgttattatcgtcgttctagttttatattattattactattatcattatcaataaaaggaattatcattaaaaattgttatttttattattattactatcgttattatcgttaaagttataattagtattattattattattattatctaattattattattatctaattataataataataataattattattattattattattattattattattattattattattattattattatcatcatcatcatcattattaatatatatatatatatatcattatttaaaaatggttattgttattgttattgttattattattattattaattattatcattaaaatagttattagtattatcgttaataatatcatagtaattatcattattagtattattgtaattaaaactaatattagtaacacctaattattttgattactattattatcattattatgaacacgatataaaagacgattaaaagctattaaatgaaacgattaggaaataatgagtatgagtatcatgatgaaattaaaatattataagatattgatttagataaaattatcgttcttattatttttatcattactattattattaaaagtatcgttagtattaaaaactatcattttaataaaaattatcattttaatagaaatgtcattgttattataaaatatcattattattatcattttaaatagaattattattttaaagttaatattaaaaagtatcgtaaatattaaagttatcataattagaattatcattttatcataatgtcatttttagtaattataaatattgatatttttattaatagaataataataattattattacaaaataatataacttttacttactattattatagatattattttatcaaataaatatgtgatacaaacatattttactacgtgtaataaaattactttaataatacctatcatattatctttatgatattaaatgaactctataaattttattacttaatatatataaaagtatattttattatataaattttaatataaaattttatttattaataaatgaattatattatttactctaataaatcttttaaaaatatttaaaaatataaaacgacgatatttaaactatatattaatcatgtatagattttggaaattattttgagtcaaattgacttttgttgacctttacatattattctcgagccttaggattgtgatacactatgacttgacctaatttgttagacaaatattgacccacacataaatatatataattaatttaggttcatgaatccgaggtcaaccttgcacttgttcaatgacgttatatgtatttttactacgaaatacagtatggtgagtttcatttgccttttttccctttatatttttgggctgagaatacatgcgcaatttttataaatgttttacgaaatagacacaagtaatagaaactacattatatgggtgaatgatcgaagccgaatatgccccttttgcttggtaacctaagaattagtaaaccgatctactaattgacgcgaatcctaaagatagatctatgggcccgacgaacccaatccaaagtaccggatgctttagtacttcgatgttgttttatatcatatccgaaggatttcccggaatgataggggatattcttatatgcatcttgttaatgtcggttaccaggtgttcaccatatgaatgattttgtctctatgcatgggacgtatatttatgagaaatggaaatgaaattcttgtggtctattaaaatgatggaaatgaatgattatgataaactaatgaactcaccaaccttttggttgacactttaaagcatgtttattctcaggtattaaagaaatcttccgctgtgcattagctcattttaaagatattacttgaaatcattcatggcatatttcaaaagatgttgcattcaagtcgttgagttcagtaaagattatgattaagtaaatgacagattagatcatttatagatggatattacgaaatggtatgcatgcctgtcaactttcgttgtaatgaaagtttgtcttttaaaacgaatgcaatgtttgtaaaatgtatcatataaaggtcaaatacctcgcgatgtaatcatatgttattgtattcgttcttatggattaggacgggtcgtctcataaaCCCTGTGAAAATCTGACAATCCGAAATATTCGCGAAATTTCGAAAAATATTCATAGTTTGACTTCTGGTCAAAGAGTTGACTTTTTGATCAAAATCCGACTTTAAATTTGAAATCAACGAGAAAAATTGCTTAAAAATGATGTTTCGATTGAGAACAGACTTTAAATTTGGAATCAGTGCGAAAAACTGATCAAAAACGAAGTTTCGATTAAAAATAGAGTTTAAATTTGAAACTAATGCGAAAAACTGATTAAAAATGAAGTTTCGGGTAAAAACAGAGTTTAAATTTGAAACTAATGCGAAAACTGATTAAAAACGAAGTTTCGGGTAAAAACAGAGTTTAAATTTGAAACTAATGCGAAAAACTGATTAAAAACGAAGTTTCGGGTAAAAACGGATTTTAAATTTGAAACTAGTGCGAAAAACTGATTAAAAATGACTATTTGGTGGCAAaaatattaaaaactaaaactaggggtttaaaaacaaaaaaaatgctCAAAATTTGGGGTAAAGGGTGAAAAATAAACAACTTTGGAGAAATGGCAGAACACGGATGCTTGTATCCGTCCGTACGGATGCATGATACGGATGCTTGTATCCGTCCGATTACGTCCTTAAACTGTACGGATTGAATGTGTATCCGTGCGGTTACGTTCTAAGGTGTTTTTGGGTGATTCCGGTGGTGGTTCGCGGTGGTTTATGGTGGTCGAATGGCGGAGATGACTCAAAACACGGAATTAAGCCACAAAAAATTGCAGAAAGCTGCGGTTTATAGTCCTAAACAAATCTCCATTTTCAGATTTCCATATAACAATCACAAAAACTCAAAACAAGTCGATTTTCGTTTCAATTTTTCCAAAACAAAATTTTTCTTAAAAACACATCAAATGAtcaaattaaatcatgaaattttgcaCGTAGTATCACTTGATGATGATGAAACTTTATGTGTTtttagatttctttaattcctttcaAAAGCACCAAAACCCAAAAAGGTCAAAGAAAGTCAAAAACGAGATCTAAATTTGATTTTTATGAAATTAAACACGAAATCAGAGCTTGAATCGACGAGGCTTGCCTCtttagctctgataccactgttaGTGCACGATTTGAGCTTCGATTTCGTGTTTACAAGTTGTTTTAGTGATCAATCAAAGTAGTAGATATGTGTGTGCGATGGTGTATGATGAAATTGATAAACAAACATAGATCTAAACAATAAACATGTAATATTAATCAGATGTTCGTTACAATGGATTGTATGTGGAATCAATAACAAGATTGGATTGATTCCACAAGCTTTCTTGAACAATTGGTGGGGATGGGGGATTGAGAGCAAACACGCACAGAGGTGTTCTCTCAAATGGCTAAGGTTTTGGGGTTGGTGATTTGTAAGGTGTGACATTGTATTTATACCTCATACAATGTTACTTACAATTAATTACACAAATCACCCTTAAACATTTAACGATCAAACCTAAATGTGTTTATTTAATTGACAACGAAACTCGTATCTAAATTGTTAGGATTTTGTCCCAACAATGGCGAAGGTTAAAGACATCGGAACGTTATTTACCTTATACCAACAATGTTTGGTTGAAGGATTCTCTGATTTTAAGGTTCAATACCTGGGCGGATATTGGGTTTGGTTCCACTTTGAATCAATTGAAACTTGTTCGTTATTCAAAACAAACTCAAATATGTTATCATTATTCGCATGTATGAAGACCCCGTCCAATAATTTTGTAGTGGATGAACGAAttgtttggttggaaatttcttgcCTATCGACGTGTGCATGGGGCATGAATGCATCCAAGAAAGTCGCATCTCAATTTGGTCGTTTTTTGTTTTTTGAATCGAATTGCAAACTACCGTTATCGACTAGTAGGGTTTGTGTTGCTACATATAATAAGAAACCAGTCTCTTATACAATGAATGTGGAAATCGATGGCAATCTAACGGAGATCACCGTTAATGAAATTGCTACTTGGTTATTCGATATAGATTCCACCATTAAAGAAGAGAAAAAAGAAAGTGAAACGTTAGATAGGGATGAAGTTTGTAGTAATAGCTCAGATGCATCAAGCAACGATGGTGAACAATCAACCTTTGATCATTTAAAAGAATTTGTTGGGGTTGATATTTCGAGCTCAAATGATGAAACGAATTTAAAAGAGGTGAGCATGGATTCGGTGAATGTTGATGCAAAAGTTCAAGAAAGCACAACCTCAACAAAACCAATCTCAGGTTCGTTTTCAGAAATTCAACCTGAAGGGAGTGTTAGTCATTCTCAGCCTCCTGGTTTCTCACGTCACTCTAATGATGGTAAGGGTATTAATGTTGGTATGTCTTCGATAAGTTGCCAAACCCCCTTTACTGTCATTAATCATCAATTAGATCATAATTTAAGTGATACTCAAAGCGATGATATTGTTGGTATTGGCGAATTATTAGGTTATAACTTGAAAGGCAATATGAAAATATTGAATCGTGAATCGAATTATTTTGGTTTTAGATGAAGATCCTCTCCATTAATTCTTGTGGATCGTTGTTGTTTGAAAAAAAGAAAGTGGATAAAGGACCTTTGTGTTACGCATAATATTGATTTCTTAGGTATACAAGAATCAAAATTGTCTCGTTTTAATATGCCCAGTCTTAGATCGTTTTGGGGTAATCACAACTTTGATTATGCTTTATGACTTTCAAGTGGTTTCGCCGGTGGCATTATTTCGTTATGGGACCTGAAAGCTTTCGCTAAAAAGAATATTTGGAGCGATAATAATTTTGTTATAGTTAAAGGCTCGTGGCTAAGAGTTAATGTTGAAGTGTATATGGTGAACGTGTACGTACCTCAATCATTAGTGGATAAATCAACTCTTTGGTCAAAATTATCTCACTTTATCAGTTCAAATCCAGGCGAGTACATCTTCATGGGCGATTGGAACTCTGTTCGAAATGCGGATGAAAGATGTGGTTCGTTATTTTGTCATCAAGATGCTAGATTATTCAATGACTTTATCGAATCGAATAATCTTTTCGAAGTACCGTTAGGTGGCCTTCAATTTACTTGGAGAAATAAGCAGGGCACCAAATTTAGTAAGATTGATCAATTTTTCATTACGAATAATGTCCTTGATACTTTCGATGATTTAAAAGGAATTGTGTTACCTAGGGGTTGCTCTGATCACTCTCCTCTTATGTTATTTCAAGATAGAGTGGACTTTGGCCCGACCTATTTCAAAATATTTGACTCGTGGTTTGATAGAGCCGACTTCGAATTCACGGTTCAAAGCGCTTGGAATTCTGGTAATGCTAATCGGAACATGGATATTGTTGCCAAGTTTCGGTTACTAAAAGGCTACTTGAAAAGTTGGATTCATTCATCTAGATCAACGGTAGCCGAACGTTTCAAAGAGTTATCAAACAAGATCATTGATCTTGATGTTGTCATTGATTCAGGTGCAGCAAACAGTGAACAAGTTAGTTTGCGAAATGCTCTTGCTGCCGAAAAAGATAAAATAGATAAGCTCATTAATTTAGATACTATTCAAAAAGCTAGCGTTAAGTGGGATGTAGAGGGAGACGAAAACTCTAATTTTTTTCATTGTTCTATTAAACGAAAAAGACGCACCCAACATATTCAAGGCTTGCTCATTGATGGTACTTAGGTTGACGAGCCTAACGTTATAAAAGCTAAATTCTTTGAACACTTTAAATCCATGTTTGATGCCCCTATGGTTGCTGCTGATTTCAGTGATATCATACCTCACCACATCCTGTCTCATGATGACTATTCGTTTCTAGACTCGGATGTGGTTGACGAAGAAATATAAAATGCGGTTTGGAGTTGCGGTAGCTCTAAAGTCCCGGGCCCGGATGGTATTTCTTTTCGATTTTTAAAACATTTTTGGGAGTTGTTTAAACATGACTTTTGTAGGGATATTAATGAGTTTTTCGCTTCTTGTAATATGCCTAGAGGAGCTAATTCAGCGTTCTTTTCGTTAGTTCCAAAAGTTAATAATCCGGTTCTTATCAGTGATTTTCGTCCTATATCGCTTGTTGGGTGTTTTTACAAAACTTTACTAAAATTTTGACGAATAGATTACAAGGTGTCATTGATAAAATTATTAGCCTGGTGCAGTCGGCGTTTATTTCGGGTCGTCAAATTCTCGATGGTCCTCTTATGTTAAGTGAGATCATTTTgtggtacaacaacaacaacaacgaaactcaataccacatgagtggtgtatgggggaggtgagatgtagacaatcattcccctatccgagaataaagacaagtcatttctccacccagagtgaaacactctcgagagtagagaaagtcatccctctctttattcgacggataaagagattgcttccgagaggaccttcggcctttaagtaggaacacgttattttttttaataaaataaaaataataataggcgccatgaaaatggtagaatcaaatttccatgggttttaatcctgcctgaaatttaatttaagcTCTAAAAGTCAGTCaattcgccaataaatcgacgattgttgtcgactcaatagagccgtcATTTTGTGGTACAAGAAAAAGAATAAAAAGATGCTCCTTTTCAAGGTCGGTTTCGAGAAAGCCTATGATTCAGTCAATTGGGAGTATCTTTTATTCATGCTTTCTTCGTTGGGTTTCAGCAATAAATGGGGTTCTTGGATCAAAGGTTGTTTATTCTCGGCCAAGACTTCGGTCCTAGTTAATGGAAGCCCGACTAGTGAATTTTCTTTAAAGAGGGGTTTGAGACAGGGTGACCCTCTTAGCCCGTTTCTGTTCGTTATCGTTATGGAAGGATTGCATTTAGCGTTCTCTCGTGCCATGGATTTAAATCTCATCCGTGGAATCAAAGTTGGTACGAATAATGTgcatttatctcatgttatttacgCAGATGATGTGATTATTTTTTAAGATTGGAGTGCTCGAGAGATGAAGCGAATTGTTCTTATTTTGGAAATTTTTTATAGAGTTTCGGGCCTAAGATTGAATGTTAACAAGTCCCATGTGTTCGGTATCGGGGTGACGGATCATGAAGTTAATTCAATCGCAAATTGTATCGGGGCTCAAGTGAGTTCTTTTCCTACGACATATTTGGGTATTCCTATCGGTTCGAGTATGAAAAATATTTCTAATTGGGATTCGCTTTGCGAGAAGTTTTGTTCTAAACTTTCTTCCTGGAAAGCTAGTCTCATTTCAGCAGGTGGTAGATTAACACTTGTCAAATCGGTTATGGGTAGTATCGGTATTTACCTTATGTCGTTAGTTAAATGTCCCGAGACTGTCTTGAAATGTCTTGAGTCTATTCGGGCCAGATTTTTTTGGGGTGGCAATTATTCCACTAAAAAGATGGCGTGGGTTAAGTGGGACAAAGTTCTCGCTTCGTTTGAAAAAGGGGGTCTTAACATTGGAAGTCTTAAGGCTTTTAATTTGGCTTTGATTAACAAATGGAGATGGCGTTATTTGACTACTCCTAATTGTATGTGGGTTTCGATTATCAAGTCCATACATGGTGATGTGTTTGAATCCTCAACTATCATCAATGGTTCTATATGGTCTAATATTGTTAGTACTTGCTCTAAATGCGTTACGGATAACTTGATTCCGAAAGAGATATTCAAAATAAAGATCGATAATGGGCAGACTACAAGATTCTGATACGATTTATGGTCCGGACAGTCCTCTTTGGCATCTCGTTTTAACAAGCTGTTACACCTTGATACATGTCCAAACAGTTTTGTTGCCGATAAAGTTCTTAATTGGGCATGGAAGTTCAATTGGACTAGAAGTGATTTAAGAGGCAGAAGCTTACACAAGTTCAATGATATGCTCGCTGATACCGTATGTCCTACTTTGAACGATAGTCATGACACGTGGTCTTGTTCGATTGGCAATGATGGAGCTTACATGGTCAAAGATGATAGGATTCTTAGGGATCTTAAGTCTCTAGCTACGAATCCTATTGCTACCATTTGGTTCAAGTTTGTTCCTCGTAAAATTAACATCTTTTTATGGCGTTTTCATCTTGATTGTCTTCCCATTCGTTGGAACCTTTCCCCGAAAGGGATTGATATTGATACCGTTGTTTGCCCGATATGTAATAATGGGGTCGAAACCAACGATCATTTATTTTTTGGGTGCAAGTTAGCTCCTGATATTTGGTATAAATTCGTGTATGGTTAAATTGTAGTATGCCTCAAGTTGACTCTTGGGACATTTTCATTTCTTGGCTTGAAGGCGTTCGTTTAACTGCTTCTTCGAAGAATCGGATCATTGCAGTAATGATTGCGGCTTTATTGGCTCTTTGGCGTTTTCGTAATGGAGTCGTTTTTATCGATTCTTTTTGTAGTAAAAGTAGCTTATTTGATGTTATTAGATTAGTTACTTTTCGTTGAATTAAAAATAGAGGTCATTTAGTTTCAAATTGGAACTCATGGCTCTGTATGTCTTTGTAATCATCCCTTAGCGACTTGCTATGGATtgttttttattatataatatattttttggccgtaaaaaaaaaagaaaacaacaaGCTAAACAAAAAACTAACTACAAACGAGTCTCCCTAACAACCCGAAAAAAAACAAACATATTAACCAAACAAAGAACCGAATAAAAACAAAATACAACGAATGAAAGCAACCGAAGAAAAACAAGACGGAGCATAACAAAACAACTTTTATTCCATAAGAATTTCATACAAACTTAACTTCAGATCCTCTTGTAACATTCTaacaaatatatttatcagataaaTGGAGCATTCATTCATTATGAGCTCAAAGAATCACACTACTGAGTCTTGACTGAATTAGCCACATCGATCACAAATCGGTACCTTACATCAGACTTCAACAACCGCTCCATAGCTTTGTTCACATAATCTATCGGTATAGTCTCTATATCAGCAGTTATACCATGCTCTGCCGCAAAATCAAGCATCTCTTGAGTCTCTTTAATCCCTCCGATATTACTACCCGCAACAATCTTTCTTCCTGTAATTAATTACACAAATTACTCCGTTTATAAGTTTGCAAAAAACTGAACGCAAAACAAATTCACGCCTAAAAAATGCTTACCCATAATCAAAGAGAACGCAGCTACTTCGAGCGGCTTCTCCGGTGCACCAACAAGAACAAGCTTTCCATGAGGTGTAAGTGCACTTAGGTACGGTGCAACCGAATGATCCCCAGAAGCCGTATCAATGATACCGTCAAGTGTGCCCACAGCTGCCTGTTAACATAATCATTCACATATCAATAATGAATTACCGATTATGaacaaacattaaataaaaaaaGATGGCCACCTTCATTTGGTCTGCATCTTTGCTGTTTATAAAATAGTCGGCTTTAAGTCCTTCAAGTGCTTCTTGTTTCTTCGAAACAGACGTGCTGAAAACAGTAACTTGCGCACCAAAAGCCTTAGCCATCTTCACAGCAACATGACCTAGTCCACCAAGACCAACGACGCCCACTTTTGTACCAGGTTTGTCTAATCCGAAGTACTTAAGAGGACTGTAAGTTGTAATCCCGGCACACAACAACGGTGCACCGGTATCAAGTGGCAAATTCTCAGGCCAACGGAGTACAAAATGCTCATCTGTAACCATGTGATCAGAGTAACCACCATACGTTTGAGTGCCGTCGAAATAACGGGCACCATAAGTGTTCACCTGCTTAGGACAATATTGTTCGTAGTCAGCATCACATTGGTGACATGATTTACATGATCCGACCAAACATCCAACACCAACTTTGTCACCAATTTTAAATTTCTCTACTTTGCTGCCTACTTCTGTCACCACACCCACAATCTCATGCCTGTATGTTCAATTATAACAAAAAATGAAGATTAACGATGTATATAATACCTGATGCATTAACATTAAAAAACCTACTTCATCAACTATTGACTTGTGTTTTATTTAAGTTTTCCCTTCCACTATTTACCAACTACTACTGATATTGACATGTGTAGAAAAACTACTTGAGTTGATTTTTAACTAGACATATTTACGGACATTGTACCAATGTTCAAAAATATATGAACAAAACTAAACCACAAAAACTATATGAGTATTTTAAGATATATATTTTGTTGGTAAAAATTCACACCCATCTTACATGTTATACATACATGTAAACGAGTAAAGTTCTCTTTAGCAAGAATGTAAGTATTTTACTTTAATGTATATGACCTAATCGAGTTATTCGTGACCATTTCAAACCCTTTTCCTTGACAACCCATAACATGCTGCTAGTGAGTTCTTGTGAGATATCAAGAGGTTATGAAATATATACTTGTCTATCATGTAAATACAAAGTATTAGTGTTTGGATTTGTATATACCCGGGTGTAACAGGGTAATTGGTAATACCCCATTCATTCTTGACAAAGTGAAGATCTGAATGACAAATTCCACAATATAAAACTTGGAATCTTACATCTTTCTCTCCAGTAGCTCTGCAAAATCCACCTCATTACATCATTTTCATTTTCCTTAAAtttaaaaaatcaaaataaaaaaagaTGAATTAAAAGTTACCTTCTAGAGAAGGTGAGAGGGGAAAGAATTCCAGTAGTGTCACGAGCAGCATAACCGTAAGCCTTGATTGGATGCTCTGTTTCTGGTGATTTTAACATGCTTCAAGATTAGTTTGGAAACTTGAAATTGAACTGTACAAATGATTAATTTGTGGACTTTAAGGATTCTACAAGGGTGGATATAAATAGGACAACAAGCACTTATGCCCACGTAAGCAATGACGCTGCTTTTTATCCTTTTGTGCATATTTGGCATCTTAGTATATGGCCGTTTACGGTCTACCGACAATAATTGTTCCGTTGTTAGTTTAATACTCCTTccatctcattccaatagtccacagacaaaaaacacgcagttttaggaaattccactaacttcatttctccaccaatgaaatatattctctctccagatccaccaataaaatatcttctttcctttctatttatggaagtggactatcagaatgggacaaccCAAAATAGAATACTGccttattggaatgagacggaggtagtagcaTAAAATGATACGAAGTAGTTTTCACTTAATAAGAAATTTTTTCaggaaaaaaaattaattatacatatatacaattaaaaCAAATTTGGGTTACTATTCATAAATAGTAACCCACTTCCATGCTTAGAGAAGTTGTACGTTCCGCTTAAATCGTTGTACTCACAAGCATTCTTTACTATCAAATGCCAAACACCCCAAACTTCAAGGGTTAAAGTGAAAATTACATTGAGCAAATTTGCGTTACTATTTATGAATAGTAACTCACTTTCATGCTTAGAGTAGTTGTACGTTCCGCTTAAATCGTTGTACCCACAAGCATTCTTTACTATCAAATGTCAAACACTCCAAACTTCAAGGGTTAAAGTGAAAATTACATATttctaaataataaaaaaaacttaaaaaaatcaCTCAAATCTTCAACGGACCACATCTTCTCGCTCGCCACGCGTTATATTTTTTCGAAACCACGGttcaacttgaaataattttacgaacacagcgCAACCACCTATACACAAAATGGACGCATTTCAAAAAATGCTAAATATCTCGGGCTACTATGTTTTAGGGTGCATTATTAATTTGTGTTAATATATTCCGGATGTTATAGTCGTGTTGGACAACTTTCGCTAACTACAAGTGCAGGAAAGACATTTCAAGATCAAAAAGAGCATATGATTATGCAATGTATGCAAACTCATGTAATAACCTTTTGTATGTAACAACCAGCAACTTTTTGCGATAACCTGTGACTTTTCTAAATTCTTAAGTTTACCGTAGAATCGCGCGGTGGACCAATTGCTTGTAATATTACAATTGAGCAAATCCAAAGTTACTATTCCTCAATAGTAACttttttgacttttttttttttttttttttttttttgctttttcatCCCAAACTATGTTCGTCTGTATTCCAACTACATCTAACCGCCATACTTTCGGCAACACAGCTTTTAGAACCTACCCACATAGCTTTTAGACCTAAAAAACCTCATAAATGAAgcaccccgttcatatcgattataaacgattcacaatagttgattacatcgcgaggtatt
This genomic interval carries:
- the LOC139896646 gene encoding mannitol dehydrogenase-like codes for the protein MLKSPETEHPIKAYGYAARDTTGILSPLTFSRRATGEKDVRFQVLYCGICHSDLHFVKNEWGITNYPVTPGHEIVGVVTEVGSKVEKFKIGDKVGVGCLVGSCKSCHQCDADYEQYCPKQVNTYGARYFDGTQTYGGYSDHMVTDEHFVLRWPENLPLDTGAPLLCAGITTYSPLKYFGLDKPGTKVGVVGLGGLGHVAVKMAKAFGAQVTVFSTSVSKKQEALEGLKADYFINSKDADQMKAAVGTLDGIIDTASGDHSVAPYLSALTPHGKLVLVGAPEKPLEVAAFSLIMGRKIVAGSNIGGIKETQEMLDFAAEHGITADIETIPIDYVNKAMERLLKSDVRYRFVIDVANSVKTQ